A portion of the Gossypium arboreum isolate Shixiya-1 chromosome 8, ASM2569848v2, whole genome shotgun sequence genome contains these proteins:
- the LOC108458872 gene encoding uncharacterized protein LOC108458872, with product MQFKLPVQIRVRSKADMRAVQCVSRVRKPLPLSFSSKHKTLSAAASLNSIYVHIVCNLNKNPVWVIVSDRNPNYITWHSNNKTKGLKSKIQQVLVAAKSTNTLRPYSIILFFSNGLTIFNHQKLKDEFGSSKLALEFFDSDFDFAEETEGEWVHVILGLYNEACVLEIKVDHVVNNVISSEHEVKDSFLKVFPPKHQGENVNPNLGSSTSFYALLSQMKKVESTKMEDFSNDDDFINFDTTVLIAIVSRISNGCVEEILNKPEFELRHRFKGNYDFVIA from the coding sequence TTTCTCGTGTTCGCAAGCCACTTCCTCTCTCATTTTCAAGTAAACATAAAACCCTTTCTGCTGCTGCTTCTTTGAATTCCATCTACGTCCATATTGTATGTAATCTCAACAAAAACCCAGTTTGGGTTATTGTTTCTGATAGAAACCCGAATTACATTACTTGGCATTCAAATAACAAAACCAAGGGTTTGAAGTCTAAAATTCAACAAGTTCTTGTTGCAGCAAAGTCAACCAACACCTTAAGACCTTACTCTATTATCCTTTTCTTTTCAAATGGACTCACCATTTTTAACCATCAGAAACTTAAGGATGAATTTGGTTCCTCCAAGCTAGCTCTGGAATTCTTTGACTCTGATTTTGATTTTGCCGAGGAAACTGAAGGTGAATGGGTTCATGTAATTCTAGGGTTGTATAATGAGGCATGTGTACTTGAAATTAAGGTTGATCATGTTGTGAATAATGTCATAAGTTCTGAGCATGAGGTGAAAGACTCATTTCTAAAAGTATTTCCTCCTAAGCATCAAGGAGAGAACGTGAATCCTAACTTAGGCTCTAGCACTTCTTTTTATGCTCTTCTTTCACAAATGAAAAAGGTGGAATCTACTAAGATGGAGGATTTTTCAAATGACGATGATTTTATCAACTTTGATACAACAGTTTTAATAGCTATTGTATCAAGAATTAGCAATGGTTGTGTAGAGGAAATTTTGAATAAACCAGAGTTTGAACTGCGACATCGATTCAAGGGAAATTATGATTTTGTGATTGCCTAG